The DNA region TACACGTCCGAACGGCGCGCGCTGGTCGACGCCAGATCGGCCGCCAGCGTCGAGGGTGAACGCTATGGAGGGAAGCGTCCGGCCGGCTCCATCGAACCGGGCGATCCGAGACAGGTGCTAAAGGAATGCACGACGCATTTCGATGTGGTCGACGCCGAGGGCAACGCGGTTGCCGTCACCCAATCACTTGGCGATGGCTTCGGAAGCGGGGTCATGGCCGGTGAAACGGGTCTGATGCTCAACAACTTTGGCTACTGGTTCGATTTCGATCCGGACAGCCCCAACGTGATCGGTCCAAATCGGAACATCGAGATGTGCATGGCTCCGGCAGTCATCTTCCGTGACGACAAGCTCTTCATGGTCATCGGCACGCCTGGGTCGTTCGGTATTCTGCAGACAACGCCGCAGATGATCAGCAATGTGATCGACCATGGGTATTCGATACAGGCCGCGATCGAGGCGCCACGCATCAAAGCCACGATTGGCACTCGACTACAGATCGAGACACGCATCCCGGAAGCAGTGCGCGACGGCTTGACCGTATTGGGCCACGTTCTCGAGCCGCTGGGTGATTGGTCGCCGCTCGTCGGAGGAGGCCAGGGCATCATGATCGACCCGGATACCGGCGCCTATTGCGGTGGCGGCGACCCTCGACGCGATGGCTACGCGCTCGCCTGGTAAGGAAGTCAACTCGTCGATGAAGCACTACTACGTCACCGCTCCAGGAACGATCGGGTGCCTGGAGGAAGCCATTCCTGAACCAGGGCCCGGCGAGGTGCAACTGAAGGTCACGCACACGGCCATCAGCCCAGGCAGCAACGTCTACATCTATCAGACGGGCTCATACTCTGGAACTGGCGATCCGATCCCGCAGGAATGCATGTACATGGGCGCGGGCGTCATCACCAGGCTCGGAGATGGAGTCGAGGGTTTGGCAGTCGGCGACCGCGTTGCGGTCAATGGCATGGGGCACCAGGAATATGCGGTTGCTCCGGCACGCAAAGCGCACTGCATCCCGGATGGCGTCTCGTCGGAAGCCGCAAGCGCGTCGTACTTGGCCGGTTGGGCGGTGAGTTGCCTTCACCTGGGACGTTACGAGGCTGGAGCGACGGTGGCAGTCGTCGGCCTCGGTCTCGTCGGCGCCTCGACAGCGCTGGTGGCGGACATGATGGGGGCCCGCGTTATCGGCATCGATGTGTCTCCCGAGCGAGTCGCGTTTGGCAGAACACTCGGCTTGACCGCCGTGGTGCAGGGCGGAACCGAAACTGCTGCGGAAGAAATCGAGCACGCAGCTGGCGCGCGCGGTGTCGACCTTGTGATGGAGACGAGCGGCGTTTGGCCCGGTTTCGAGCAAGCGTTCGCGATCTGCCGCGAGTATTCCCGCATCGCGCTCATGGGTATCTACCGGCGCACGCCAACTGCGGAGTACGCGCTCAAGCTGCACAAGATGCTCTATGCCTTCCCCAGCAAACTCCACTACAAGAAGATCGAGGTCGTCGGTTGTGGCTACGATCCGGAAGAGACGCTTCCCGATTCGCCGTTCACCTTCGACCGGGAGGGCAATTTCCGCTATCTCCTCGAACAGGCGGGACGTGGCAAGATCGACCTGAACAAGCTCGTCACGCACCGGTTCCAACCGGACGAGGCCGCAGCCGTGCTGGAACGATTCGCGCAAGGGGATCGGTCCATGGTTGGCGCGGTTTTCGAATGGGAGGCGTAGGGTGACAAGGCGTCGCGTCGCGGTCGTCGGACTCGACCACTACCACACGACGGGCTGGGTCGAGAGCCTCGAGCTCTTCCCGGACGATCTCGAGATCGTTGCGATCTACGAGCCCGACCGGTTGCTGTGGGAGGGGTTGGCGCCCCGCTATCACGATCCGCATCTCGCGCCGTCTCTGCACGAGCGGCACCGCGCCACCCCGTTCGTCGATGATTTGGACACGCTCGTCGAGCGTTTCGAGCCGGAAATTGCGCTGGTGACGCTTCCCAACCGTGACATGCCCGCTGCCATCGAGACCCTGGCGAATGCCGGTGTGCATATGCTGGTCGACAAACCGGGCGCCGCGACACGGCGGGCCGCGAAGCGTGCATTCGGCGTGGCCGATGCGAACAAGGTCAAAGTCGCCACCGGATTGCTGCGTCGCTATGGGCGCGGCTGGCAGTATGCCCATCAGATGTGCCGGGAGGGCCGTCCCGGGCGGCTGCTTTCCACCGAATCGGTCTTCAACACGTCGTCGCCATTCGTGCGCGATCCGGCAAATCATCTCTTCTCCCATGAGCTGCAGGGTGGGGGCATCCTGATCTGGCTCGGTGTGCACGAGATCGACCAGCTGCTCTGGATGACCGGCGAGCGCATCGTCGAGGTCCAGGCGCTCGCTGGGCAAGTGAACGATGCCGGTATCGATGTCGAAGACGTAGTGTCGCTCGCGTTTCGCTACGAATCGGGCGCCATCGGCGCCATGCATTGCGCGTTCGTTCTGCCGCGCACGATGTCGGCCGGCTACTTCGCCATCCGCGGCGAGCACGGATCGTTGACGGTGAACTTCGACGGTTCGGTGAGCTGGTTCGGCGCGGGCAATCGTGACGATCCTGTACGGGAAGAGACGCTCTCGTACAGCACAGCCGCGATGCCCGGCTATGGCAGCATGGCACCGGCGGTCATTCGCGATCTGCTCGCCTCGATCGACGAGAACCGGCAACCTCTGGCGAACGGCGACGCCCTTATCGCCGCGCTCGGCGTCATCGACGCCGCCTACGAATCCGCGCGCACCGGAACACGTGTCACTGTCGA from Thermomicrobiales bacterium includes:
- a CDS encoding Gfo/Idh/MocA family oxidoreductase; translated protein: MTRRRVAVVGLDHYHTTGWVESLELFPDDLEIVAIYEPDRLLWEGLAPRYHDPHLAPSLHERHRATPFVDDLDTLVERFEPEIALVTLPNRDMPAAIETLANAGVHMLVDKPGAATRRAAKRAFGVADANKVKVATGLLRRYGRGWQYAHQMCREGRPGRLLSTESVFNTSSPFVRDPANHLFSHELQGGGILIWLGVHEIDQLLWMTGERIVEVQALAGQVNDAGIDVEDVVSLAFRYESGAIGAMHCAFVLPRTMSAGYFAIRGEHGSLTVNFDGSVSWFGAGNRDDPVREETLSYSTAAMPGYGSMAPAVIRDLLASIDENRQPLANGDALIAALGVIDAAYESARTGTRVTVD
- a CDS encoding zinc-binding dehydrogenase, with product MKHYYVTAPGTIGCLEEAIPEPGPGEVQLKVTHTAISPGSNVYIYQTGSYSGTGDPIPQECMYMGAGVITRLGDGVEGLAVGDRVAVNGMGHQEYAVAPARKAHCIPDGVSSEAASASYLAGWAVSCLHLGRYEAGATVAVVGLGLVGASTALVADMMGARVIGIDVSPERVAFGRTLGLTAVVQGGTETAAEEIEHAAGARGVDLVMETSGVWPGFEQAFAICREYSRIALMGIYRRTPTAEYALKLHKMLYAFPSKLHYKKIEVVGCGYDPEETLPDSPFTFDREGNFRYLLEQAGRGKIDLNKLVTHRFQPDEAAAVLERFAQGDRSMVGAVFEWEA